The following are encoded in a window of Halosolutus halophilus genomic DNA:
- a CDS encoding HD domain-containing protein — translation MTTIKDSVHDYIELGPVAEALLDTAPMQRLRYVRQLSTVQLVYPSANHTRFEHSLGVYHLASNAVDQLDLESSLADRLRAAALVHDVGHGPFGHQTEPAIERHLGRHHDEIEWLLAETELGTALEEQGLDPAAVAATVDGRGPLGDLVSGALDVDRMDYLVRDAHHTGVPYGTIDHARLVRAFRIVDGELALADGNVATAESALIARTLMNATVYRHHVSRIAGSMLDRASERLLADGVLAPESFARLTDDELLATLADHEPTADLARRLRERSLYKRALWARRDAVPDRFVEIEYDRTRDLEREIASEAGVAPSAVILDSPGDPSSPESKARVVVDGEPRRLETRSSLVAGLDACAREIWRLGVYAPPVDLDAVREAAATVLDVDGDPAP, via the coding sequence ATGACGACGATCAAGGACAGCGTCCACGACTACATCGAACTCGGCCCCGTCGCGGAGGCGCTGCTGGACACCGCGCCGATGCAGCGGCTCCGCTACGTCCGGCAGTTGAGCACCGTCCAGCTCGTCTATCCCTCCGCGAACCACACCCGGTTCGAACACAGCCTCGGCGTCTACCACCTCGCCTCGAACGCGGTCGACCAGCTCGATCTCGAGTCGTCGCTCGCCGATCGTCTCCGGGCCGCGGCGCTGGTTCACGACGTCGGTCACGGCCCGTTCGGTCACCAGACCGAACCCGCGATCGAGCGCCACCTGGGTCGCCACCACGACGAGATCGAGTGGCTGCTCGCCGAGACGGAACTCGGGACGGCCCTCGAAGAGCAGGGGCTCGATCCCGCGGCCGTCGCGGCGACCGTCGACGGCCGCGGTCCGCTCGGCGACCTCGTCTCCGGCGCGCTCGACGTCGATCGAATGGACTACCTGGTGCGTGACGCCCATCACACCGGCGTCCCCTACGGGACGATCGACCACGCGCGACTGGTGCGGGCGTTCCGGATCGTCGACGGCGAACTCGCCCTCGCCGACGGCAACGTCGCGACCGCCGAGAGCGCGCTGATCGCCCGGACGCTGATGAACGCGACCGTCTACCGCCACCACGTCTCGCGGATCGCCGGCTCGATGCTCGATCGGGCGAGCGAGCGCCTCCTCGCGGACGGCGTCCTCGCCCCCGAGTCGTTCGCGCGGCTGACCGACGACGAACTGCTCGCGACGCTCGCCGACCACGAGCCGACGGCCGACCTGGCCCGCCGGCTCCGCGAACGGTCCCTCTACAAGCGGGCGCTGTGGGCCAGGCGCGACGCCGTCCCCGATCGGTTCGTCGAGATCGAGTACGATCGGACGCGCGACCTCGAGCGAGAGATCGCGAGCGAGGCGGGCGTCGCCCCGTCGGCCGTGATCCTCGACAGTCCGGGCGATCCCTCCTCGCCCGAGTCGAAAGCGAGGGTCGTCGTCGACGGGGAGCCGCGTCGGCTCGAGACGCGTTCGTCGCTCGTCGCCGGGCTCGACGCCTGTGCACGCGAGATCTGGCGACTCGGGGTGTACGCCCCGCCGGTCGACCTCGACGCCGTTCGCGAGGCGGCGGCGACGGTGCTCGACGTCGACGGCGATCCGGCACCGTAA
- a CDS encoding AAA family ATPase produces MHRPTLIVYCGLPGVGKSAASAYTAERLPAERYRSDEVRKRLFPDPSYTPEETVATYEELLACARDALESDSDVVLDATFRSKRFRDRAAATAREADAAPQFVRVTCDVDVVRERIEKRTESVSDAAFDEHLKLRRAFDPIERDHVVIDNSGSLEATYEQIDRSVL; encoded by the coding sequence GTGCACCGTCCAACGCTGATCGTCTACTGTGGGCTGCCGGGGGTGGGCAAATCCGCAGCGTCCGCTTACACCGCAGAGCGGCTGCCGGCGGAACGATACCGCAGCGACGAGGTTCGAAAACGGCTGTTCCCGGACCCGAGCTACACGCCCGAGGAGACCGTCGCGACCTACGAGGAACTGCTCGCGTGCGCTCGGGACGCCCTCGAATCGGACTCGGACGTCGTCCTCGACGCGACGTTCCGCTCGAAACGGTTTCGCGATCGGGCGGCCGCGACTGCACGCGAAGCGGACGCCGCGCCGCAGTTCGTGCGCGTGACCTGCGACGTCGACGTCGTCAGGGAACGCATCGAAAAGCGGACGGAATCCGTCAGCGACGCCGCGTTCGACGAACACCTGAAACTCCGGCGGGCGTTCGACCCGATCGAGCGCGACCACGTCGTGATCGACAACTCGGGATCGCTCGAGGCCACCTACGAGCAGATCGATCGCTCGGTGCTGTAG
- a CDS encoding DUF91 domain-containing protein has translation MIDDAIRVLAGDCTVITDGTDREEYRGRVTTIVKPDNTVLVHDVDGYQPVAWLTRADTVSSDRADGFSLVATKDTQTLRIAAHEQEGFAHYPSSAAGTPVGTCPSCDGALVRSSGVHCVGCGDRYGVPSDAMIRDERCDCDCGLPQMRVERGLAFTVCLDRNCESLDEVVREAFDREWNCPESGCDGDLRILRRGGLIAGCEHYPDCDTGFAIPAGVVDGECACGLPTFESPSGTRCLDATCERLVEESIGAAGDD, from the coding sequence ATGATCGACGACGCGATTCGCGTGCTCGCCGGCGACTGCACCGTGATCACGGACGGAACGGACCGCGAGGAGTACCGCGGTCGGGTGACGACGATCGTCAAACCGGACAACACCGTGCTGGTCCACGACGTCGACGGCTACCAGCCCGTCGCGTGGCTCACCCGCGCCGACACCGTCTCCAGCGATCGCGCAGACGGGTTCTCGCTCGTCGCGACGAAGGACACCCAGACCCTCCGGATCGCCGCTCACGAGCAGGAGGGGTTCGCCCACTACCCGAGTTCGGCCGCCGGCACCCCCGTCGGGACCTGTCCGTCGTGTGACGGCGCACTCGTTCGATCGTCCGGCGTCCACTGCGTCGGCTGTGGCGACCGCTATGGCGTTCCGTCCGACGCGATGATTCGGGACGAACGCTGTGACTGCGACTGTGGCCTCCCGCAGATGCGCGTCGAGCGCGGCCTCGCCTTCACCGTCTGCCTCGATCGGAACTGCGAGTCGCTGGACGAGGTCGTCCGCGAGGCGTTCGATCGGGAGTGGAACTGTCCCGAATCGGGCTGTGACGGCGACCTCCGGATCCTCCGCCGGGGCGGCCTGATCGCCGGCTGCGAGCACTATCCCGACTGCGACACCGGGTTCGCGATTCCCGCCGGCGTCGTCGACGGCGAGTGCGCCTGCGGCCTCCCGACGTTCGAGAGCCCCAGCGGGACCCGCTGTCTCGACGCCACCTGCGAGCGACTGGTCGAGGAATCGATCGGGGCTGCAGGTGACGACTGA
- the endA gene encoding tRNA-intron lyase, with protein MSLEGRFDEDAGVIRVGGNARQRYYDSRGYGYPLEGNEIALAPVEAAHLLFRGDLEGVVADGDRLDFRSFVAREPGTDFGVRFLVYADLRSRGFYLSPAAEPWVDDPPDADFAVFPRGKGPADGDVEYPLQVIGERTDVPASALSAGVLAVVDEESEITYFQVDRREPAGSSATLLPEGCGADLLADRVVVWEPPLELYEETFYGQPLEGREYDRPTLQCSLLEAAYLAERGAIDLDPATVRDRGREVEGERFERRLRVYTALRERGVVPKTGYKFGADFRTYANVDSVDNLGHSELLIRVHPDGDVFEPRDLALDVRLAHGVRKTMVFALVDEDGGIDWWSVERLTP; from the coding sequence ATGTCACTCGAGGGGCGGTTCGACGAGGATGCCGGCGTCATCCGCGTGGGCGGCAACGCACGCCAGCGATATTACGATTCACGGGGCTACGGTTACCCGCTCGAGGGCAACGAAATCGCCCTCGCGCCCGTCGAAGCGGCCCACCTGCTCTTTCGCGGCGATCTCGAGGGGGTCGTCGCCGACGGCGATCGGCTGGACTTCCGGTCGTTCGTCGCCCGCGAACCCGGGACGGACTTCGGCGTTCGCTTTCTGGTCTACGCGGATCTGCGATCGCGGGGGTTCTACCTCTCGCCGGCGGCGGAGCCGTGGGTCGACGATCCGCCGGACGCCGACTTCGCCGTCTTCCCGCGCGGGAAAGGACCGGCCGACGGCGACGTGGAGTACCCGCTGCAGGTGATCGGCGAACGGACCGACGTGCCCGCAAGCGCACTCTCGGCGGGCGTCCTCGCCGTCGTCGACGAGGAGAGCGAGATCACCTACTTCCAGGTGGACCGCCGTGAGCCCGCGGGGTCCTCCGCGACGTTGCTCCCCGAGGGCTGCGGGGCCGACCTGCTCGCCGATCGCGTCGTCGTCTGGGAGCCGCCGCTGGAACTGTACGAGGAGACCTTCTACGGCCAGCCGCTGGAGGGGCGGGAGTACGATCGACCCACGCTCCAGTGTTCGCTGCTCGAGGCGGCCTACCTCGCCGAGCGCGGGGCGATCGATCTCGACCCGGCGACGGTGCGCGATCGGGGCCGCGAGGTCGAGGGCGAACGGTTCGAGCGCCGCCTTCGCGTCTACACCGCCCTCCGCGAGCGCGGCGTCGTTCCCAAGACGGGGTACAAGTTCGGCGCGGACTTCCGGACCTACGCGAACGTGGACTCGGTCGATAACCTGGGCCACTCCGAGTTGCTGATCCGGGTCCACCCCGACGGTGACGTCTTCGAGCCCCGAGATCTGGCACTGGACGTCCGCCTCGCTCACGGCGTCCGCAAGACGATGGTATTCGCGCTCGTCGACGAGGACGGCGGGATCGACTGGTGGTCGGTAGAGCGGCTGACGCCCTGA
- a CDS encoding tubulin/FtsZ family protein, translating to MQLEVIGVGGAGCRITEAIRAAEPATQSFLTDAFAFDTDEPDLQRAVIPESHRHQYGQGTGLDDTTGLEGNLERGFEMGPAAAEELLEVLDRGTPAAADAFLVTVGLGGVTGGITAPALISALQRRYDAPVYALATLPADREFDPDADASGSGSHVRTTPGAEQPSRPNAPSNAIRTLERLDGLANAIILFDNDAWLRPGETLADARDRCNRELATRIASVFAGGGAGSDGTVTQNVVDASDVNRIVGNESAIVTLGYGEQDVETGGSRFGLGLVSSEPDVETTKAVSAIETVVRKGIRGKLTLECEPESAERALLIVGGPPAWLDRQAIAEGRRTLQSIVGGNGVLGGDAPRPDGESVFVAVVLADVDADRLASLRAVADRNA from the coding sequence ATGCAACTCGAGGTAATCGGTGTCGGTGGTGCGGGCTGCCGGATCACCGAAGCGATCCGGGCCGCGGAGCCAGCGACGCAGTCGTTTCTCACGGACGCGTTCGCGTTCGATACCGACGAACCCGATCTGCAACGTGCGGTCATTCCCGAGTCGCATCGCCACCAGTACGGACAGGGGACCGGACTCGACGACACGACCGGCCTCGAAGGGAACCTCGAACGGGGGTTCGAGATGGGCCCGGCGGCCGCCGAGGAACTGCTCGAGGTGCTTGACCGCGGGACGCCGGCGGCTGCCGACGCGTTTCTCGTCACGGTCGGCCTCGGCGGCGTGACGGGCGGCATAACCGCGCCAGCGCTCATCTCCGCACTCCAGCGGCGGTACGACGCGCCGGTGTACGCCCTCGCGACGCTACCGGCCGATCGGGAGTTCGATCCCGACGCCGACGCGTCCGGATCCGGATCCCACGTGAGGACGACGCCGGGAGCCGAACAGCCATCGCGGCCGAACGCGCCATCGAACGCGATCCGGACGCTCGAGCGACTGGACGGACTCGCGAACGCGATCATCCTGTTCGACAACGACGCGTGGCTCCGTCCCGGCGAGACGCTCGCCGACGCTCGCGATCGGTGCAACCGGGAACTGGCGACGCGGATCGCGTCCGTGTTCGCCGGCGGTGGCGCCGGGTCGGACGGGACAGTTACTCAGAACGTCGTGGACGCGAGCGACGTCAATCGGATCGTCGGCAACGAGTCGGCCATCGTCACGCTCGGCTACGGCGAGCAGGACGTCGAAACGGGCGGCTCGCGGTTCGGCCTCGGACTCGTCTCGTCGGAACCGGACGTCGAGACGACCAAGGCGGTCAGCGCCATCGAGACCGTCGTCCGCAAGGGGATCCGCGGCAAACTCACCCTCGAGTGTGAGCCCGAAAGCGCCGAACGCGCGTTACTGATCGTCGGCGGCCCGCCGGCGTGGCTCGACCGGCAGGCGATCGCCGAGGGGCGGCGCACGCTCCAGTCGATCGTCGGCGGCAACGGCGTCCTCGGCGGCGACGCGCCGCGACCCGACGGCGAGTCGGTCTTCGTCGCCGTCGTCCTCGCCGACGTCGACGCCGATCGGCTCGCGTCGTTACGGGCAGTAGCCGACCGGAACGCGTAA
- a CDS encoding methylated-DNA--[protein]-cysteine S-methyltransferase, protein MRVRIFDAELDVDESRIAEAPAAVREQLREYEAGERRAFDLAIEYPDDFTGTVMRAMARIPPGETRTYGDLAADLETAPVAVGQACGRNPLPVVVPCHRVVGAESLTGYAGGLALKRRLLEHEGAPIPGDEPSGSAE, encoded by the coding sequence ATGCGCGTTCGCATATTCGATGCCGAACTGGACGTCGACGAGTCGCGGATCGCCGAAGCGCCGGCCGCCGTCCGCGAGCAACTACGGGAGTACGAGGCCGGCGAGCGAAGGGCGTTCGACCTCGCGATCGAGTACCCCGACGACTTCACGGGAACCGTGATGCGCGCGATGGCGCGCATCCCGCCCGGCGAGACGCGAACCTACGGCGACCTCGCGGCGGACCTCGAGACGGCCCCGGTCGCCGTCGGGCAGGCCTGCGGTCGGAACCCGCTTCCCGTCGTCGTCCCCTGTCACCGCGTGGTCGGCGCGGAGTCGCTCACCGGCTACGCCGGCGGACTGGCCCTGAAACGGCGGCTGCTCGAGCACGAAGGCGCCCCGATTCCGGGCGACGAGCCGTCCGGGTCGGCCGAGTGA
- a CDS encoding tryptophan--tRNA ligase produces MTGDDPLEESESGEPMTDGGAAGADDVALDPWGSSSVSDYRKLFEEFGIEEFDEVLEEVPNPHYLMRRGVIFGHRDYRPVARALQNDEPAAVLSGFMPTGDPHIGHKLVFDEIIWHQQQGADAYALIADLEANSARGMSWNEIDEHARDYLLSLLALGFDPEEGTLYRQSTNRELQDLAFELGAEANFSELESIYGFDGETDVSHMQSVVTQMADILYPQLDEPKPTVIPVGPDQDPHVRLARDLAERMRFFKVSEAYASFELEPEERALVADVYERLDPAAFDDDTLRCVHVAEAIEETPLEELDIGADVLGSVLTKLEEAGMEPIRPRTRFFDRRATDEAFDALVDAIEGEKRVYESHVDAFELDAAEAEELAREVEVENDGYGFRPPSSIYHRFMTGLTGGKMSSSIPASHISLLDDPEDGYDKVKAATTGGRETAEEQREKGGRADECPVYELYAYLLSGDDDEFAKRVYDECVGGERLCGDCKEQAAQLMREFLEEHQEKREEVEELLEDADVELESPRAR; encoded by the coding sequence ATGACCGGAGACGACCCACTCGAGGAGTCCGAGTCAGGGGAACCGATGACCGACGGCGGAGCTGCAGGTGCCGACGACGTCGCCCTCGATCCGTGGGGTTCCTCGAGCGTCTCCGACTACCGCAAACTCTTCGAGGAGTTCGGCATCGAGGAGTTCGACGAGGTTCTCGAGGAGGTGCCGAACCCGCACTACCTGATGCGACGGGGCGTGATCTTCGGCCACCGGGACTATCGACCCGTCGCGAGAGCCCTACAGAACGACGAGCCCGCCGCCGTCCTCTCGGGCTTTATGCCCACCGGGGATCCGCACATCGGCCACAAACTCGTCTTCGACGAGATCATCTGGCACCAGCAACAGGGGGCCGACGCCTACGCGCTGATCGCCGACCTCGAGGCCAACTCCGCCCGCGGGATGAGCTGGAACGAGATCGACGAGCACGCCCGCGACTACCTGCTCTCCCTGCTCGCGCTCGGCTTCGACCCCGAGGAGGGCACGCTCTACCGCCAGTCGACCAATCGCGAGCTACAGGACCTGGCCTTCGAACTCGGTGCGGAGGCCAACTTCTCGGAACTCGAGTCGATCTACGGCTTCGACGGCGAGACCGACGTCTCACACATGCAGTCGGTCGTCACGCAGATGGCCGACATCCTCTATCCGCAACTCGACGAGCCCAAACCCACGGTGATCCCCGTCGGACCGGACCAGGATCCCCACGTCCGACTGGCTCGCGACCTCGCCGAGCGGATGCGCTTCTTCAAGGTGAGCGAGGCCTACGCGAGCTTCGAGCTCGAACCCGAGGAGCGCGCGCTGGTCGCCGACGTCTACGAGCGACTCGACCCCGCGGCGTTCGACGACGACACCCTGCGCTGCGTCCACGTCGCCGAGGCGATCGAGGAGACGCCCCTCGAGGAACTCGACATCGGTGCGGACGTTCTGGGGTCGGTCCTGACGAAACTCGAAGAAGCCGGCATGGAGCCGATCCGGCCCCGGACCCGCTTCTTCGATCGCCGGGCGACCGACGAGGCGTTCGACGCGCTCGTCGACGCGATCGAGGGCGAGAAGCGCGTCTACGAGAGCCACGTCGACGCGTTCGAACTGGACGCGGCGGAGGCGGAGGAACTCGCCCGCGAGGTCGAAGTCGAGAACGACGGCTACGGGTTCCGTCCGCCGTCCTCGATCTACCACCGGTTCATGACCGGGCTCACGGGCGGGAAGATGTCCTCGTCGATCCCGGCGAGCCACATCTCGCTGCTGGACGATCCCGAAGACGGCTACGACAAGGTCAAGGCGGCGACGACCGGCGGCCGCGAAACCGCCGAAGAGCAACGCGAGAAAGGGGGCCGCGCCGACGAGTGTCCCGTCTACGAACTGTACGCCTACCTGCTGTCCGGCGACGACGACGAGTTCGCGAAACGCGTCTACGACGAGTGCGTCGGCGGCGAGCGGCTCTGTGGCGACTGCAAGGAACAGGCCGCCCAGCTGATGCGGGAGTTCCTCGAAGAGCACCAGGAGAAACGCGAGGAGGTCGAGGAGCTACTCGAGGACGCGGACGTCGAACTCGAGTCGCCGCGCGCGAGGTAG
- a CDS encoding DUF5518 domain-containing protein, producing MESTESDVDSDSTDDHTTDRSVDDHDDSDHPAPDPSDDHRTDDPSDDHRTDDPSDEHPTAVPDRRPTVVNGLVGGLLALFLLSLVSFAPLFGGLFSGYLEGSDLKEGAVAGAYAGAIAAAVVAVGLVVTNGIVAGFFPESVLFGPLYVVVFAIGGGAIGSYLNDELGDEIGRY from the coding sequence ATGGAAAGCACCGAATCGGACGTCGACTCCGACTCCACGGACGATCACACCACCGATCGCTCCGTCGACGACCACGACGACTCCGATCATCCCGCTCCCGATCCCAGTGACGACCACCGCACTGACGATCCCAGTGACGACCACCGCACTGACGATCCCAGTGACGAACACCCGACCGCCGTCCCCGATCGGCGGCCGACGGTCGTCAACGGGCTGGTCGGTGGTCTCCTCGCGCTGTTTCTGCTCTCGCTCGTCTCGTTCGCGCCGCTGTTCGGCGGCCTCTTTTCGGGCTATCTCGAGGGGTCCGACCTCAAGGAGGGCGCCGTTGCTGGCGCGTACGCTGGCGCGATCGCGGCCGCCGTGGTGGCGGTCGGCCTGGTCGTCACTAACGGAATCGTCGCGGGATTCTTCCCCGAATCAGTGCTGTTCGGCCCGCTCTACGTCGTCGTGTTCGCGATAGGCGGCGGCGCGATCGGGTCGTACCTCAACGACGAACTCGGCGACGAGATCGGTCGGTACTGA
- a CDS encoding phenylalanine--tRNA ligase subunit alpha, which translates to MQLPEPQVAVLEAASADEATSVDALAAATELPPETVTGAVFELEDEGLVAVDERVDETIALTDEGAAYADSQLPEIRLYEAALEAGADADPVSMGRVIGASGLEGDGVDIALSNYARKGYGAIDSGELTADPDADPAADAEANALDALADAGEAPIDTVDVDSDTLDQLERRGLLVRSETTIREATLTERAITELMAGIETAETVGQVTPELLTSGEWTDVEFAEYNVEADAERFEGGRVHILRQTAERVKDVLVGMGFQEMEGPHVDADFWINDCLFMPQDHPARTHWDRFALEQPTHIDELPADLVDRVERAHREGVGDDGEGYHSPWDEDFARALALRGHTTSLSTRYLSGEQIGEIEPPARFFSVEKVYRNDTLDPTHLLEFFQIEGWVMAEDLSVRDLMGTFEEFYAQFGITDIEFKPHYNPYTEPSFELFGTHPTTGELVEIGNSGIFREEMLEPLGVECDVMAWGLALERLLMLMYGFEDIRDIHGTLCDLELLRDTEVTY; encoded by the coding sequence ATGCAACTTCCCGAACCACAGGTCGCGGTCCTCGAGGCCGCGAGCGCAGACGAGGCAACGTCCGTCGACGCCCTCGCTGCGGCGACCGAGCTCCCTCCGGAGACCGTCACCGGGGCGGTCTTCGAACTGGAAGACGAGGGGCTGGTCGCCGTCGACGAGCGAGTCGACGAAACGATCGCACTGACCGACGAAGGCGCAGCGTACGCAGACTCACAACTGCCGGAGATCCGGCTGTACGAGGCCGCACTCGAGGCCGGTGCCGACGCCGATCCCGTCTCGATGGGGCGGGTCATCGGCGCGTCCGGACTCGAGGGCGACGGCGTCGACATCGCGCTCTCGAACTACGCCCGGAAGGGGTACGGCGCGATCGACAGCGGCGAACTCACCGCCGACCCCGACGCCGACCCCGCAGCGGACGCCGAGGCGAACGCGCTCGACGCGCTCGCCGACGCGGGCGAAGCCCCGATCGATACCGTCGACGTGGATTCGGACACGCTCGACCAGCTCGAACGCCGCGGCCTGCTCGTTCGATCGGAGACGACGATCCGCGAGGCGACGCTCACCGAACGGGCCATCACGGAACTGATGGCCGGCATCGAGACCGCGGAGACGGTCGGCCAGGTCACCCCGGAACTGCTCACGAGCGGCGAGTGGACGGACGTGGAGTTCGCCGAGTACAACGTCGAGGCCGACGCCGAGCGGTTCGAGGGCGGCCGGGTCCACATCCTCCGCCAGACGGCCGAACGCGTCAAGGACGTCCTCGTCGGCATGGGGTTCCAGGAGATGGAGGGGCCACACGTCGACGCGGACTTCTGGATCAACGACTGCCTGTTCATGCCCCAGGACCACCCCGCGCGGACCCACTGGGATCGGTTCGCCCTCGAACAGCCCACGCACATCGACGAGTTGCCCGCGGACCTCGTCGATCGGGTGGAGCGAGCCCACCGGGAGGGCGTCGGCGACGACGGCGAGGGGTACCACTCGCCGTGGGACGAAGACTTCGCGCGAGCGCTCGCGCTACGCGGGCACACGACCTCGCTCTCGACGCGGTACCTCTCGGGCGAGCAGATCGGCGAGATCGAGCCGCCCGCGCGGTTCTTCAGCGTCGAGAAGGTCTACCGGAACGACACGCTCGACCCGACCCACCTGCTGGAGTTCTTCCAGATCGAGGGGTGGGTGATGGCCGAGGACCTCTCGGTTCGGGACCTGATGGGCACCTTCGAGGAGTTCTACGCCCAGTTCGGGATCACGGACATCGAGTTCAAGCCCCACTACAATCCCTACACGGAGCCGAGCTTCGAACTGTTCGGCACGCATCCCACGACGGGCGAACTCGTCGAGATCGGGAACTCGGGAATCTTCCGCGAGGAGATGCTCGAACCGCTCGGCGTGGAGTGCGACGTGATGGCCTGGGGACTGGCCCTCGAGCGCCTGCTCATGCTGATGTACGGCTTCGAGGACATCCGGGACATCCACGGGACGCTGTGTGACCTCGAACTGCTGCGGGATACGGAGGTGACCTACTGA
- the pheT gene encoding phenylalanine--tRNA ligase subunit beta, whose protein sequence is MPTVDIDPDELRDLTGREDKSDDELKDDLFGLGLEFEGRTEDGAFELEFAPDRLDRLSVEGVARSMRYHYGDARGVHVPSTNAAEWTIEVDESVPDERPYVTGAVIRDIDLDEDGLDSLIQLQEKLHATMGRKRAKGAIGIHDLTMLKGASATDGNPTIQYVGIEPEEDTFVPLDADREMTPAQVLEEHQTGKTYADLVSEYDRYPAIYDDLGLFSFPPVINGRRTEVSTDSRDLFVEMTGTDQWTIDKMCTIVCYALAARGATIEDVRVEYPDSESANADSEGSRTQSGGRELVRPDLSTKTKTVAHDRIETILGIDLDPDEVIDLAERSGLEAERDDGSDGGLGYEVTIPPYRVDVLHPLDVIDDLGRAYGFNELEPKYPDVGTVGGRHERSRLEDAARTQLVGLGFEDLLNFHMISADENYDRLEISPGDDVYGAGDPATIKEPYSEDYTMLRTWVLPSLLMVLENNTHRAYPQDLAEIGFTAEVDDRENTGVAEGRHVSAVLASHDAGYEDAKARLQALARNFDVDLETPATDHPAFISGRTASIVVDGEDVGLIGEVHPKVLVEHDLEVPVAAFEFDLEALR, encoded by the coding sequence ATGCCAACCGTCGACATCGACCCCGACGAACTGCGCGACCTGACCGGCCGCGAGGACAAGAGCGACGACGAACTGAAAGACGACCTGTTCGGCCTCGGCCTGGAGTTCGAGGGGCGCACCGAGGACGGCGCGTTCGAACTCGAGTTCGCGCCCGATCGACTCGATCGGCTCTCCGTCGAGGGCGTGGCCCGGTCGATGCGCTACCACTACGGCGACGCCCGCGGCGTCCACGTCCCCTCGACGAACGCGGCGGAGTGGACGATCGAGGTCGACGAATCCGTCCCGGACGAGCGACCGTACGTGACGGGTGCGGTGATCCGCGACATCGACCTCGACGAGGACGGGCTGGACTCCCTGATCCAGTTGCAGGAGAAACTCCACGCGACGATGGGGCGCAAGCGCGCGAAGGGCGCGATCGGAATCCACGATCTGACGATGCTGAAAGGGGCCTCGGCGACCGACGGGAACCCGACCATCCAGTACGTCGGCATCGAGCCCGAAGAAGACACGTTCGTCCCGCTCGACGCGGATCGGGAGATGACGCCGGCACAGGTGCTAGAAGAGCACCAGACCGGGAAAACGTACGCCGATCTCGTGAGCGAGTACGATCGCTACCCCGCGATCTACGACGATCTCGGACTGTTCTCGTTCCCGCCGGTGATCAACGGCCGCCGGACGGAGGTCTCGACCGACTCCCGCGACCTGTTCGTCGAGATGACCGGCACCGACCAGTGGACGATCGACAAGATGTGCACCATCGTCTGCTACGCGCTCGCGGCCCGCGGGGCGACGATCGAGGACGTTCGCGTCGAGTATCCCGATAGCGAGTCCGCGAACGCGGACTCGGAGGGGAGCCGAACGCAGTCCGGCGGACGCGAGTTAGTGCGGCCGGACCTCTCGACGAAGACCAAGACCGTCGCCCACGATCGCATCGAGACCATCCTCGGGATCGACCTCGATCCCGACGAGGTGATCGATCTGGCGGAGCGATCGGGCCTGGAGGCCGAACGGGACGACGGTAGCGACGGCGGCCTCGGCTACGAAGTGACGATCCCGCCGTACCGCGTCGACGTGCTCCACCCGCTGGACGTCATCGACGACCTCGGCCGGGCCTACGGCTTCAACGAACTCGAACCGAAGTACCCCGACGTCGGGACCGTCGGCGGCCGCCACGAGCGGTCCCGACTCGAAGACGCCGCCCGCACGCAACTCGTCGGCCTCGGCTTCGAGGACCTGTTGAACTTCCACATGATCAGCGCGGACGAGAACTACGATCGACTCGAGATTTCGCCCGGCGACGACGTCTACGGGGCCGGCGACCCCGCGACGATCAAGGAACCCTACAGCGAGGATTACACCATGCTGCGGACGTGGGTGCTCCCCTCGCTGCTGATGGTGCTGGAGAACAACACCCACCGGGCCTACCCGCAGGACCTCGCGGAGATCGGCTTCACCGCCGAGGTCGACGATCGGGAGAACACCGGGGTCGCCGAGGGGCGGCACGTGAGCGCGGTCCTCGCGAGCCACGACGCCGGCTACGAAGACGCCAAGGCGCGCCTGCAGGCGCTCGCCAGGAACTTCGACGTGGACCTCGAGACGCCCGCGACCGACCACCCGGCCTTCATTTCGGGTCGAACCGCGTCGATCGTCGTCGACGGCGAGGACGTGGGACTCATCGGTGAGGTCCACCCGAAGGTGCTCGTCGAACACGACCTCGAGGTGCCGGTCGCGGCGTTCGAGTTCGATCTCGAGGCGCTGCGCTGA